The following proteins are co-located in the Eleginops maclovinus isolate JMC-PN-2008 ecotype Puerto Natales chromosome 23, JC_Emac_rtc_rv5, whole genome shotgun sequence genome:
- the nox1 gene encoding NADPH oxidase 1: MGNWIINHGLTSFILVVWMGINIFLFVWFYLFYDLGDSYYYTRHLLGSALAWARAPAAVLNFNCMLILLPVCRNLLSLLRGSFVCCGRTMRKQLDKNLSFHKLVAYMIALMTAVHMIAHLLNVEWYNNSRRGGYDKLSTALSNLEDTDNTTYLNPIRKTDVDAQQTPTYFVFTTIAGLTGVIITLALILIITSSMEVIRRSYFEVFWYTHHLFVIFFAGLVFHGAGFIVRKQLTTDPPHNYTLCKDRSEEWGRIPECPIPKFGGGPAQTWWWVIGPMVLYLCERLLRFIRYMQTVQYRKIVMHPSKVLELQLVRDGFKMEVGQYVFLNCPAISQLEWHPFTMTSAPEEDFFSVHIRSAGDWTDRLIDIMQHLPEGAQGPKMGVDGPFGTASEDVFDYEVSMLVGAGIGVTPFASILKSIWYKFKTSNPNLHTRKIYFYWLCRETHAFEWFADLLQVLEREMEERGMGDFLTYKLYLTGWDQSHATHAWVHFDDDTDVVTGLKQKTHYGRPVWDKEFEQVCKENPASTVGTFLCGPAVLGKVLEKKCANFSDVDPRKTRFYFNKENF, encoded by the exons GTGGTCTGGATGGGCATCaacatcttcctctttgtttggttttaccTATTCTACGATTTGGGGGATTCGTATTACTACACACGTCATCTTTTAGGG tcTGCCTTGGCCTGGGCCCGAGCTCCAGCCGCTGTCCTGAACTTTAACTGCATGCTGATCCTGCTGCCCGTGTGCAGGAACCTGTTGTCTCTGCTCCGAGGATCTTTTGTG TGTTGCGGAAGAACAATGAGGAAACAACTGGATAAAAATCTGAGTTTCCACAAGCTGGTGGCGTACATGATAGCTCTGATGACAG CCGTTCACATGATCGCCCACCTGCTGAACGTGGAGTGGTACAACAACAGCAGGCGAGGAGGTTACGACAAACTGAGCACCGCTCTGTCCAACCTGGAGGACACAGATAACACCACCTACCTGAACCCCATCCGCAAAACAGATGTT GATGCTCAGCAGACTCCGACCTACTTCGTCTTCACCACCATCGCCGGCCTGACGGGGGTCATAATCACTCTGGccctcatcctcatcatcacctCCTCCATGGAGGTCATTAGACGCAGCTACTTCGAAGTTTTCTGGTACACACACCACCTCTTCGTCATCTTCTTCGCTGGTCTCGTGTTTCACGGAGCTGG GTTCATAGTGAGGAAACAACTGACAACAGATCCACCGCACAACTACACCCTATGTAAAGACCGCAGTGAGGAGTGGGGACGGATTCCTGAGTGTCCCATCCCCAAGTTCGGAGGAGGGCCTGCCCAG ACCTGGTGGTGGGTGATCGGTCCGATGGTTCTGTACCTGTGTGAACGTCTGCTGCGTTTCATTCGTTACATGCAGACAGTTCAATACAGGAAG aTCGTGATGCATCCATCCAAGgtgctggagctgcagctggtCAGGGACGGGTTTAAGATGGAGGTGGGTCAGTATGTCTTCCTCAACTGCCCGGCCATCTCGCAGCTGGAGTGGCACCCGTTCACCATGACCTCCGCCCCCGAGGAGGATTTCTTCAGCGTCCACATCCGCTCAGCCGGGGACTGGACCGACAGACTCATAGACATCATGCAGCATCTACCAGAGGGAGCACAGGGGCCCAA GATGGGAGTGGACGGCCCCTTCGGCACAGCAAGTGAGGACGTGTTCGACTATGAGGTCAGCATGCTGGTTGGAGCTGGCATCGGCGTCACTCCATTCGCCTCCATCCTCAAATCCATCTGGTATAAATTCAAAACCTCCAACCCTAATTTACACACCAGAAAG ATCTACTTTTACTGGCTCTGCCGGGAAACACACGCCTTCGAGTGGTTTGCCGACCTGCTGCAGGTgctggagagagagatggaggagagaggaatgGGGGATTTCCTCACCTACAAACTCTACCTGACTGGCTGGGATCAAAgccat GCGACTCATGCTTGGGTTCACTTTGACGATGACACAGACGTGGTCACTGGcctcaaacagaaaacacattatgGCCGACCCGTCTGGGACAAGGAGTTCGAACAAGTCTGCAAAGAAAACCCAGC TTCTACAGTTGGAACTTTCTTGTGTGGCCCTGCAGTTTTGGGAAAGGTCCTGGAGAAGAAATGTGCCAACTTCTCAGATGTGGATCCCCGGAAGACCAGATTTTACTTCAACAAGGAGAACTTCTGA